The window TAATAGTATTTCACTATAACAGTCATATTTTCTTTGGAATCGATTTTcgtgttatgttatattatatgcaTGTTCTTTGTAACGAAATTTCGCtacaacagtaaaaaaaaaatatccgaAGAAACAATGTGGTTATAAAAAAATTCGACCCTTAAACTATAGATATTGTAGGGAGGGGATTAAAGTGCTCTTCTGAGTTATCATAATCCCCATGCATAAAGAGCTTGAAGCTTATTCTTTAAGTATGTCCATGTAATAAGTAGTCAATTACTATATTGAGGCCCTTTATTTTTTAAGTTAGGAAGAAAATCGTACTCCAGAATTAGCTGATTCCCTCAGACACGTACCCCCTTCTAATTTCTCCTCATTTTCTCTCCATTACATGCAGCAGTCACAtgtttaatccttttcaactagATGCTAAATTACACTCTAATTACTAACTCAAGAAACTAACATCAGAGTTACATGCTCACTTCATCTCATTTTATATGATGATATcgtttgacttgacacggagtttaagaaagaaagaaaaaaatttaaaatttgtgaATTAAAACATATCATAAACATTTGTTTGACTCTAAAATTCATGTCATAAAGAGTAAAATTGAAAGTTTAGAAGTTCCCAAATATACAGACTAAAAATAAAAGATTATTACATAAAATTGGACAAAGGAACACAGGAGTAATATTTTTCAATAAGTTAACATATAGATTTTGTAAAGAATTTCTTTTAGAAATTGATTATATTCTTTTTTGCTTTTTAGAAGGGAGAGGTTTGGAGGAATTTCCGTCTTTTGAGTTAAAGTAATGTCTAGTCTAGCTAGTCCCAATTTAGTCCTCTTGTACCTTTTTCTCTAGATGTCAAAAATGTTATGACCACTAAGAATTGAGGTACGATCAGAGACCAAGATTTGCTGTTCCAAATGTAAAATATAtgcgttgatatatatccaatagtATAGTACTATCACCTTTTATGAATTATCAATAGCTAGAGACTAATATAATAATTGCATGAAAGGGAGAGTTCCACTTCCACATTCCATGTACTAAAAGTAGATTTAATTTTTTGGTTTACATATTCTACTAAATAAAGAGGTAAAGCTGAATTGCCTTTAATACTGGTACAATTCCTCCTCCTTGTCAGCACATGCATTCCACTTTCCACTACAAAATTTTGCCTCACTTACAAGAAAAGAACAGCTACCACAGCCACCTCCTCCCCTCGCCACCCCCCtccctacacacacacacatcaatcTCTCACTTGAAAAGAAAATAATGACATTATCAGGGTAAGCAATTTTTTATATCACAGTTAAATCTCTTTATAACAATCATCTATAACAATGTTTCACTATAACTCTCAAGTTTTTTAGAACCGATTTTTCATATTATGTAATATTATATATCTTCTATAAGAATATTTTGCTATAGCAATAAAAAAATATCTGTTGAAATAACGCCGTTATAGAGAAGGTTGACTGTATTAAGGCATTCAACAGATATTTACAGATAAATTTCCCTGGAATAATCCTAAGGCATATTACCTGTTATAGCAGGTAAATATGACCTGATAGTGAAAATATTCCTTCCGCTAGAGATACATATAACTTAAAAGTCatgaaaaacatatacatataaaatccCCTCCTCCTTGTATTACTTCTACTATGTTCTTCTCTCTCTACACAATCCTAGAATAGATTTCACCTTTGGTATAACTTTGCAAAGGCTTCTTATTAGGGTTTTCTTGAGTTCTTGGATCTCTTCTTCAATTCCGCTCAACCACATCACAAACTATCTTAGTTTCTTCTAGCTACTTTCTGTTTTTTGCAACTCCTAACCTAGTACACATGAAAGCAAGATTATTTTCACTCCCTTAATCCTACAACTTTCCTACTACTTTCATCCTTCTTTGAAACTGAATATTCATCAAAAATATGAGAACAGGAGGCTGCACGATACAACAAGCTCTAACAATAGAAGCAACAAGTGTTGTCAAACAAGCTGTTACACTTGCGAAACGGCGCGGCCATGCCCAAGTAACACCCCTCCATGTAGCAAGCAACATGCTCTCTTCTTCAAATGGCATATTCAAAACAGCTTGCCTTCAATCTCATTCTCATCCTCTCCAATGCAAAGCCCTAGAGCTTTGCTTCAACGTGGCACTCAATCGTCTTCCTGCTTCGTCTTCTAGTCCCATGTTATTGggccaacaatatcatcatcatcatcatcatcattctcaGTATCCTTCCATCTCTAACGCGCTTGTTGCTGCCTTCAAGCGAGCCCAAGCCCACCAAAGGCGGGGCTCGATTGAGAATCAGCAACAACCTCTTTTAGCTGTAAAAATAGAACTTGAACAACTTATCATTTCTATTTTAGATGATCCTAGTGTTAGTAGAGTCATGAGGGAAGCTGGTTTTGATAGTACTCAAGTTAAAACCAATGTTGAACAAGTTGTTTCTTTAGAACTTTGCTCTCAGAATAATCCTTCTCCTAAGCCTAAAGAAAATAGTAAAATAAGTCCGTTTCCAATTAAACATGAGGATGTGATGAGTGTAGTGGAAAGTTTAATGAACAAAAGAAGGAGAAATATTGTGATGGTTAGTGAATGTGTTGATAATTTAGAAGGTGTGATTAAAGGGGTGATGAATAAAATTGAAAATAGAGATGTGCCTGATGATTTGAAGGAAATTAAGTTCATAAGCTTACCACTTTCAACTTTTGGTAATATCCAAAGAGAAGAAGTTGACCAGAGAATAGGAGAGTTGACTTGTCTTATTAAGAGTTTAGTAGCAAAAGGAGTTGTTTTGTACTTAGGTGATCTTAAATGGATCGCTGATTATAGAGCTAATTATGGGGAAAGGAGAATTATTAGCTACTATTGTTCTGTGGAGCACATGATTATGGAAATTGGGAGATTGGTATGTAGTTTTGGTGAAATTGAGAAATTTTGGCTAGTGGGAATTGCAACATTTCAAACTTACATGAGATGCAAAAGTGGTAACAATTCATTGGAATCTGTTTGGGGCCTGCATCCTGTTACCGTACCTGGTGGAAGTTTGGGCCTCAGTCTCAACCCTGACAGGTAAAACAGTTCAATTTAGTACTACTATTAAAGTTACCTAATTGGAAGGATAATCTTTTCTGTCATAGTTTAGATATCATGCATATTAAAATGGATTGTTTTGACATGCTTTTCAATTGAAGTCTGATTGTACTAGGCATTTAATTAGTTTTGGTTGAAgctagaaaaaaaaaggaatttgaaaattaaaattgtTTTAGGATATGGAtttcatttgaaaaataaaagttagaatttaaattttgtgaatgAAAATCATTATTTCATTTGAAATACCGTTCAAACGAGTTTCCAGTATTTTACGAGTATTCCAAGAACTGAAATTTAAGTATTTGCAAATACAGATGATTGCCGCAAAACTTCAACTTGCAAATAATGTGTTCAGTATTTTCTAAATGTTCTTGGATTTTTATAGCCTCCTCATTCTATATGCATATGCCTTGCATCCAAAGTTATGTTGCTCGGAATTTTCGAAAATATTGTTGTATTAGTGCTAAATCCTTGAAAAATGCACTACTTTAGAAGGATCCACacacaccaatttttttttttttttggaagagtTGTGCAACATAGATCCAAAGACTGAGAAGCTAGTTTCTTGAAATTCTTTTGATAAAGTAACTCAATGATTTTGTGgtgaaaaagagaaagagaaagaacaaaagcaATACCTTAGTTTATTACATTTATACAAGTATTCCTCAAAAGCTAGTTTCTTACATGCTTTTAATTTCTTGATAGCAATGTTTGTATCAACTCATATAATTCGTTTTTATTTGTGAATTTTCTCAACAGTGATACACAAATTGAACTTAGAAGTAAGACATCTGAAGGTGAATTCTCATGTGGAGAGGAAAAGCAACTGACTTGCTATTGTAACAGTGAATCTACATTGTCAAATATACCTTCATGGCTTAAAGATGAGAGGCAAAAAAAATACTATACTACTTCAAATAATCATCATGATCAGGTTATTTTCCAATCTTTTATTAGCTTTCCACACATGACCTATGTTGCTCTCGACACTTCAAAATGCCGATGTAtgtgtgtcggatcctccaaaagtggTGCATTTTTAAGGATCTGACACGGATGCGACAACATTTTTAGGAGAGTCATCAAAGCAAttccttcttcttttcctttctcttttgtCAAGAAaactaactcttttttttttcttttgaaaatcagAACTGTGTATCAGTCAAAGATCTGCACAAGAAGTGGAATAGTACAACATGCAATTTGCCATTTTGGGCCAATAGAAAAACATGTGAGACAATTTCAAGTACCCCTAATTCTGCATCTAATTCAAGTGATTTGATCATTGAGATGGACTGTTCTGTTCCAAAGTTCAAAGAGTTCAATTCTGAAAACTTGAACATTTTATCCAATGCATTGGAAGTAATTGTCCCATGGCAAAAGGAAATTATTATTCAAGAAATTGCTGCAACAATATTGCAATGCAGGTCCAGAATgataagaagaaaagaaaaatctttAACTAATGAGGGAAAAGAAGAAACTTGGCTATTTTTCCAAGGTCCTGATGTTCATGCCAAGGAGAAAATTGCTAGAGAATTGGCCAATATTGTGTTTGGATCATACTCGAATTTCGTGTCGATTGCTATGAGCAATTTTTGTTCTAATTTAAGGAACAAAAGGTCAAGAGATGAACAGTTTTGGAGCTACGTTGATAAATTTGCTCAAGCAATTTCTTCTAATTCTCATTGTGTTTTCTACTTAGAGGATTTGGAGGAAATTGACTATTCTTCTCTAAGGGGAATCAAGAAGGCTATTGAAAGAGGATCAGTTACTAATTTAAACGGTGAAGAAGTGAGTCTTGATGATGCTATTATTATTTTGAGTTGTGAGAATTTTGGTTCTAAGTCAAGAGCTTGTTCACCTAATGTGAAGCAAAAATGTGACGAAACTACAAGTCCTTGTGTTTCTTTGGATTTGAATCTCTCTATTGATGATCAATATGGGAGTGGTGAAGATTTGTCaattgatgatgatattgggaTTCTTCAAAGTGTTGACAAATGCATTTGTTTCCAAAATTCAAGAACTATAGTAGAATAGGTTATATTATTATGTTTGATGAGATGACTTAATTTCTTCACTTTTctttgttggttttttttttctctcttttcaaATAGTAGGTCAAAGAGTTCTGACCCCTCAATTTTCCTGTACTAAagttttgtaaattgaacttccAATACAGGTCCTTAGTGCTAGTTTTCTTCTCTTCATCCACGATTCTTTTGTGCCCTTTTCTACCATGGCGATCTCAGATATTTATATGttcttttaatttttattttgtataataTTGGTCACAGAtgaattcatatgaatcacaatGAAGTAATACAGTAAGTGAGCATTCATAAGCTGGCCCCAATTTATAGTGCATTAACAAAAGgtgaatttaaaatttaaaataatcaATGGGTTCAGTTTTTATGTTCTTACCATTAAACCCATCATACTTTTGAGAATTACAAGTTCAAGATTTAGGATTTATTAAAATTTTATATTGAAAATATTGGATTTGGTTGAACGGTAAAACTTATATGACACTGCCTTTAAGTGCATATCATATGAATATTTTTTTCCACAAAAAAGGACTAAAGGGATCACCACAATGCTGGAGACCATTATTATTGAATGATTTGAAAGATAAGCTAATACGTATGATTATAACTAGATAATAAACATGCATCATCAGTTCCTTTTTAGTGAACTTGTGGAAGTGGACCCTCTCTATTACTGTTCTTGCCCTGAATGATTCAAGCATATCACAATGCACAGAAAAagtaataaaaatttatgctTCTAACCAGGTAGTATCCTTTTCACAAAGACAATAATGAGACTTGAACCATACTCCAATTTACTTTGGGAACTCCTAGTAGCTAGGAGAAAGGAGTAATTAGTGAATTAGTGTTGATGGGGTTACTCCAAGAATGGCATAATGACATTATCATGGTAAAGTCTATGATGTGTCACTTCTATTGTACCAATTGAACATCAATAATAGACTGATCATAGTTTTATTTAATTTATAACCATATGTTGTTAGGGGTCAAATTTACAAATAACCATCTTTTAATTTTTGTAATTGAAAAATTGtcatggttatgaatgacttcaTCAAATTTTGGTATCCAGAATCTACTAGCCTAACTAATTCAGGTTCGTAGAAATAGAGTTCACTGGCCACTTATCAACCCTTTCTTGAAAAATAACTATTGTCATGTAGTTTCAGATTTTATAGGTGAAACTCCGTTACGATTCCTATTTGTCAGTTATAAAAGCTTGTTGGTGCTTCTAAGTACTAAAACACTTATAAAGCTGTTaggatttttttatttattttttcttcttctgctTGAGTTGAGCTGTGAGATTCTCTCTGTCTTTGTGATAATCATTGACATCTGAGGATGGTAAAATTCATGAAAAAGCAAAAAGAGAGATTAATTTCATTATGTCACCGacattttttctcattttttcccTTTTATAGACTGGGGAATTAAAGAAAAAATGGTTGGTTTCCTTCTTTTCATTGAAACACAAATTTTGTTCAAAGACAACTTGGTCCAAATGAACTTTCCTTGTGAAATTTTGTTTTTACAGATCAAaagtaaatgtattgttgttttCACCTTTGCCTTTTCTCcccctcttcttttttttctttgttcaaAATTCCAtgttcttttactttttttttttttttttgctttatttgCTTATATGGGAGCTTTAATCAGAAAGCCAAGACACTATGATTATGTTCTTGTAAGATTCTAAATTTTAGTAGTCGCAATCATTTTCTTTTAGCATATGACTTGGGGATTAAGGAAGACTTTTCCTGGAAATTGAGAATAGAGAAAGCGATCGAGTAAAGCATCAGAACATAATTCCGGTCATAGTTAGTTTCTGAGAGACTGTTTATAAGTTTGGTGATTTTATAatgataaaaaataattttgtgacTTTATATGAAAAAAAATGTAAGTAGGATGATCATTTTGAGACGATTTCATTATTTGTAAAAAGTTAAAACAATTCAAGAATCATTATGAACACATTGAATGGTAGATGTCCATTCACCATTCCTACAATTTCCTAAAGAAGCTTACAACCAATCAAGTAACTTGCAAGCTAAGTAATCAGACAGACAGCTTACAAGCCGCTTCTGGAAAGAATTGCAACAATTTCGAAGATGTTTGCAATTAAGCAAGAAGCTTGCAAGCATCTCCCGGAAAGGCAGCAGTTTATTGAAGAAGCGTTCAATTAAACAAGTAGTTCATATAGGCAGTATGCCAGCTGCTTCCGGAAAAGCTTTGAGCAACTtcctttattttataaatagaaagtTACATCAATTCATTTTGAACATCAATTTCAAGAGAAATAAAGTTTCTCTCGCTCAACTTCTTTGAATACATTTCTTGTCTTTGCATTTATATTATTTCATAACAAAAATAAACTATTTAATTAATTCTGAAAACTAATCAAAGAAAAGAATAATCTTCAAATCCTACTGTACAATTTGAAGTTATTATTTCCTTTGAGAGATACGTCATTGTTCATACTCAAACCAATCACAAGTAACCCGCATAAGCACGACGAAATAAGCCAAACATAATATAAAGTAACTAACCAAATTGGTGATTGAAGAATAATTATTATGCATTATGCTACTAATTAAAGTAGTTTAAGGGTTAAAATCATAGGCGGACCTACGTGAATGGTAGGGGTTCACTGAATCCCGTTAACCTTACAAAAATATGATAATGTATGCTTCAAAAAATGACTATATATTTCATCTGTCACCCTGATAACCAAAAAATTGGCTGGGAGCACTGGTCGAAGCTGCTGCTATCCTTAGCTGTGACTTGAGTTTGTCTTATATTCCCATTCCTTTgttctttattttaattttaatttgaaCTATTTCACTATACCGATGATTTAAATCCCCCCACGTTTGTACCACCATTCCGCTAGGACGCTCAGTTAGTGGTGCCAGGGGAGGAGGAGCCAGAGGGATGCAAGGGGTCAATTGAACCTTCTTTGTTAAAAATTATACACTGCAAATATGGtaaaaatggttttttttttctttttcaatatgTATAAGTTGTTGAATTTATtggatataatttttttttatccactTAAAGTTTTGGCTCAGCCACTaatacaagaaagtatagaaatagcAACAAAAAGTTCAATACtctttggcaacaacttagttttattgttggcaaagaacttttttgttgccaaaaaatttcattttgttgccatagtattgattattgttgcaaaaagtacttttgacaacaaaaaaaaaagttgttgcacgtcgttgcaataacagccattaggaaaagtttatgcaacaatttttttttttttttgccaaaagtactttttgcagcAATAATCCAAATATCTTTTTTTTCTATACAGTAACAAACTTCTTTTGGAATTTGATGAATATTTCTATGTTTAAAATGTAAAGGTACTTATATATTGTAAAGACCCACAAAATGAGTTTGTGTTATGAATTACGATACGTAACACTATGATAATATGAGTTATGCAAATTGCAAAGGAGGATCAACATTTCCATTTTGTTTTAGAGAAGCAGAGAAAGAACAGGAAAATCCGATAAATCTCAAAAGGGTTATTAGCACTACTTTTCATGCTTTATGATTCGTTTTGGGAAAGAGAATTACTTTTCTTTACTTTGATCTTCGTAAACCCAACATTCTTATCTCCAGAAAGCATTATATGAAAAGTTAGTAGAATATTAGCAACGTGTTATTCCCAAAAAATCTAATTAAAATAATCCAAATTGATTTGATTAAAAATATGAGAGTTTCGAAAGGAAAAGGTACTAAAATTTTCTAAAGAAGAATCTCTTAACTTTAAGATGTGctgtttttctttctcttttcttgttATTTTTCCTTTTGAAATTTAAAATAAGTTTATTGCGCCAAAAGCATAATCTTTATTATACTTTAAATTGAACCTATCACTATAAGAATGGAATTTGTCGGATAATACCCGGCTTTTGTAAAGGGCTTACAGAGTCACAATTATCACTTcatgactttaaaaaaattaaaactgaTTTAAGAAAATAACAATATACATACTTAATTTCTTGAGTTAACTTTGTACGGTGAaggtgtcaatttttttttttcaccatcTGGTTAAGTTACATGTAGCAAACATGCAACGATCTATAGTAATTTCTTAGAAGATAAAACATGCTCTTGAGCAATTAAAAAAGTTCAAATATACCTTAAACAATTAAACCAaaaaaatcaaatataacttggcTTTCACCTTTAGTTCGAGGGACATGTTTATTTTTGTGATTGCTCAGGAATATATTTAAGAACGAAAATAACATTAGGGTTATCTATGAAAaaactaaggggtcgtttggtgtgaaggataagcaaaaatagtcctaGGATAAAATTTTAGTGCCTCCTTATTACATGTTTGGTTGAAATAAAAATCCGGAATAACTAATCTCGGGATTAGTTATTCAGGAATTGTAGTCTTATTTTATTCCACATTGAGGAGGAAATAACTAATCCCGGTATAAAATATCCCGGAATAAGTTTtttcccaaccaaacgagccctaaaaaGTTAAGGAAAGGCATATATAAGTCAAATCACATATGTTAAAGAGATTTTTTTGTCTAGTTCCGTTTTCATTAGGGCGatgcaaccaaaaaaaaaaaaaaaaagatattggTCTCTTTTTCCTATTTGTTTATTGGGGTTagagtcctttttttttttgaataaaattGAAAAACTTATTAATAATATTAAATTCGTACTTTGGTATACTCATATGGAAGTTACTCTCAACTCTAAGTCTGAATACCAACATATTACTAAACCATCTAGAAGTCGGTGATGAATAAAACAAATAACTTAGGATTTGGtatttattaatttaattatttaatttatatatatatcaagacaaCTTGTAGTCAAAATTATGTCGGAATAGGTTTTCCATTTTCTAATTAAAGTAGGTTTTGTTTCATTATAAATAGAGATGCAAGTAAAGAATTGTACATATCATTCATAAACTCATATTTTGAGTAAAAAAAATTTCTTCGTCTTTGCTTTATTCTAATTCTCTATTGGTTATTTAATTTGTCAATAAAGTTCAAACCCAACCATGAGTGAGAACCCTAATTGCAGTGTTTATGTGGGACATTTAGATGAAAGAGTAAGCGATTGTGTGCTATATAATATTCTAATTCAAGCAGGTCATGTTATTAACTTGTACATTCCTCATGATAAGGAAACTGATAAACCTAAAGGTTTTGCCTTCGTTAAATATGAGACAGAAGAAATTGCAAATTATGCTGTGAAGCTTTTTTCTGGTTTGGTAACGCTCTACAATAGAACATTAATATTTTCTATTTCTGGGCAACACAAGCCCTCTAATAACTTAAATATTCTCTCTAGGTCAAGGCCTCATCTTGCAGTACCTTATAATAATGATAAGGAATTTTCAGCAAATACCGTGAGGTTGTCAACTTCATGCCAGTTTTTAAATTACCAAACTAATGGATTTAGATCAGATTATGATGGCAATAATTATGATTACGGTCGAAGAGTGTTTGGGGTTGCTTCGGATAATATAGATTTGAACTCGTGGAGTTATAGGGCGCACTCTAGGTTGGGCCAATATAATACCCGTGTGTAACCCAACCAGTTATCCTTCTTATTACTAGAGCTTGTTTAA is drawn from Lycium barbarum isolate Lr01 chromosome 8, ASM1917538v2, whole genome shotgun sequence and contains these coding sequences:
- the LOC132607214 gene encoding protein SMAX1-LIKE 3-like, with protein sequence MRTGGCTIQQALTIEATSVVKQAVTLAKRRGHAQVTPLHVASNMLSSSNGIFKTACLQSHSHPLQCKALELCFNVALNRLPASSSSPMLLGQQYHHHHHHHSQYPSISNALVAAFKRAQAHQRRGSIENQQQPLLAVKIELEQLIISILDDPSVSRVMREAGFDSTQVKTNVEQVVSLELCSQNNPSPKPKENSKISPFPIKHEDVMSVVESLMNKRRRNIVMVSECVDNLEGVIKGVMNKIENRDVPDDLKEIKFISLPLSTFGNIQREEVDQRIGELTCLIKSLVAKGVVLYLGDLKWIADYRANYGERRIISYYCSVEHMIMEIGRLVCSFGEIEKFWLVGIATFQTYMRCKSGNNSLESVWGLHPVTVPGGSLGLSLNPDSDTQIELRSKTSEGEFSCGEEKQLTCYCNSESTLSNIPSWLKDERQKKYYTTSNNHHDQNCVSVKDLHKKWNSTTCNLPFWANRKTCETISSTPNSASNSSDLIIEMDCSVPKFKEFNSENLNILSNALEVIVPWQKEIIIQEIAATILQCRSRMIRRKEKSLTNEGKEETWLFFQGPDVHAKEKIARELANIVFGSYSNFVSIAMSNFCSNLRNKRSRDEQFWSYVDKFAQAISSNSHCVFYLEDLEEIDYSSLRGIKKAIERGSVTNLNGEEVSLDDAIIILSCENFGSKSRACSPNVKQKCDETTSPCVSLDLNLSIDDQYGSGEDLSIDDDIGILQSVDKCICFQNSRTIVE
- the LOC132608311 gene encoding uncharacterized protein LOC132608311, giving the protein MSENPNCSVYVGHLDERVSDCVLYNILIQAGHVINLYIPHDKETDKPKGFAFVKYETEEIANYAVKLFSGLVTLYNRTLIFSISGQHKPSNNLNILSRSRPHLAVPYNNDKEFSANTVRLSTSCQFLNYQTNGFRSDYDGNNYDYGRRVFGVASDNIDLNSWSYRAHSRLGQYNTRV